A single region of the Actinomycetota bacterium genome encodes:
- a CDS encoding insulinase family protein, with the protein MTKKSAVVLGHEQRPGTTRTLLTTDQGGLVKRTVLPGGLRIITEQMPNVRSAAIGIWVNVGSRDELPAQTGSAHYLEHLLFKGTKTRSSLDISSAIDAVGGEMNAFTSKEFTCFYARVLDTSIPTAIDVLVDMITSATVATADVNGERQVVLEEIAMRDDDPSDLVHEHFAKALWGESALGRSILGTVENISSLSRRSIFGFYNKFYTPDRLVVSVAGNIEHSQIVKLVRKAFANGDADLSGDSAPFTPTKRKQSVNRNGDTVFVPKTTEQSNLVIGVPGLDRSDDRRYTLSLLNAALGGGMSSRLFQEVREKRGLVYSVYSFSQQYLDSGMVGVYAGCGPARLAAVQETVAMVLDDVVANGITTAELEKAKGQLAGGMVLGLEDTGSRMSRIARAELTTGDVPSVSQVLDRVQAVTLDEVNALAHQLWSQERLTTIVGPE; encoded by the coding sequence ATGACTAAGAAGTCGGCTGTGGTCCTGGGGCATGAACAACGCCCTGGGACCACACGCACATTACTAACCACTGATCAGGGCGGACTAGTAAAGCGCACAGTGCTTCCTGGCGGCCTTCGAATAATCACTGAACAAATGCCCAATGTACGCTCTGCTGCAATCGGAATTTGGGTAAATGTTGGTTCTCGCGATGAACTACCAGCTCAAACTGGCTCCGCACATTACCTCGAGCACTTGTTGTTCAAGGGAACCAAAACTCGCAGTTCCTTAGACATCTCATCAGCCATCGATGCGGTTGGCGGCGAGATGAATGCTTTTACCTCAAAGGAATTCACCTGTTTTTACGCCCGGGTCTTAGACACGAGCATCCCAACAGCAATTGATGTGTTGGTTGACATGATCACTTCAGCGACTGTCGCCACCGCCGATGTCAATGGTGAGCGCCAAGTGGTCTTGGAAGAAATCGCCATGCGCGATGATGATCCTTCAGATTTAGTGCACGAGCATTTTGCTAAAGCGCTCTGGGGTGAATCTGCACTAGGTCGTTCGATACTGGGAACTGTTGAAAACATTTCCTCACTGTCGCGGCGGTCTATTTTTGGTTTCTACAACAAGTTCTACACGCCAGATCGGTTGGTAGTATCGGTTGCGGGAAACATCGAACATTCGCAAATAGTCAAACTTGTTCGCAAAGCATTCGCCAATGGCGATGCAGATCTATCGGGCGATAGCGCGCCATTCACACCGACCAAGCGCAAGCAATCAGTTAACCGAAATGGCGACACGGTTTTTGTGCCAAAAACTACCGAGCAATCAAACCTAGTTATTGGCGTGCCAGGACTTGACCGCTCTGATGATCGTCGCTACACCCTGAGCTTGTTAAATGCTGCTCTTGGCGGCGGAATGTCTAGTCGCTTATTTCAAGAAGTTCGAGAAAAGCGAGGCCTGGTCTACAGCGTCTACTCGTTTTCTCAGCAGTACCTTGATTCGGGGATGGTTGGCGTTTATGCCGGTTGTGGCCCGGCGCGGCTAGCTGCAGTTCAAGAAACCGTGGCGATGGTACTCGATGATGTTGTGGCCAATGGAATAACGACAGCAGAGTTGGAAAAGGCAAAAGGGCAGCTTGCTGGTGGTATGGTGTTGGGACTTGAGGACACAGGCTCGCGAATGAGCAGAATTGCTCGTGCAGAGTTAACCACTGGCGATGTGCCTTCTGTGTCGCAAGTGCTGGACCGAGTTCAAGCCGTTACGCTTGATGAAGTTAACGCTCTAGCGCACCAACTTTGGTCGCAGGAGCGGCTAACCACAATTGTTGGACCGGAGTAA
- a CDS encoding 4-hydroxy-tetrahydrodipicolinate reductase: MNTPIKVAVLGARGRMGTTVCEAIQASPNHELVASVDLGDDLTSIVTAGAQVAVDFTVPDSVISNLEFLIRNGVHAVVGTTGFDATRIEQVNRLVSAGSSNVLIAPNFGIAAVLMMQFAKSAAPYFDSVEIVELHHPRKADAPSGTARRTAELIAQARTEAGSDAMPDATTEALSGARGAIVDGVRIHSIRAEGLLAHQEVIFGGSGESLTLRHDSYSRESFMPGVLLAVSRICETPGLTIGLENLLDL; the protein is encoded by the coding sequence ATGAATACACCGATCAAAGTAGCCGTGTTAGGCGCTCGTGGCCGCATGGGAACCACCGTGTGTGAGGCGATTCAGGCAAGTCCCAATCATGAATTGGTTGCCAGCGTGGATTTGGGAGATGACCTCACATCAATTGTCACAGCAGGCGCGCAGGTTGCTGTTGATTTCACTGTGCCAGATTCGGTGATTAGCAATCTTGAATTTCTGATAAGAAACGGCGTCCATGCAGTCGTTGGCACCACTGGTTTTGACGCCACCCGAATCGAACAAGTTAACAGACTTGTTTCGGCCGGCTCTAGCAATGTATTGATTGCACCTAATTTCGGCATTGCCGCGGTACTAATGATGCAGTTTGCTAAATCAGCCGCACCTTACTTTGACAGTGTAGAGATTGTTGAATTACACCATCCACGCAAGGCAGATGCTCCAAGTGGTACTGCCCGCCGCACCGCTGAATTGATTGCACAGGCGCGAACTGAAGCGGGCTCTGACGCAATGCCAGATGCCACTACAGAAGCTTTGTCTGGTGCCCGCGGAGCAATTGTCGATGGGGTTCGGATCCATAGTATTCGTGCTGAAGGCCTGCTAGCTCATCAGGAAGTAATTTTCGGGGGCTCGGGCGAATCGTTGACACTTCGCCATGACTCTTACAGCCGCGAATCATTCATGCCAGGCGTATTGCTAGCAGTAAGTAGGATCTGTGAAACTCCTGGGCTAACTATTGGTCTAGAAAATTTGTTGGATCTCTAG
- a CDS encoding polyribonucleotide nucleotidyltransferase codes for MPVEGNEVKTSTAIIDNGSFGKRTIRFETGRLARQANGAASVYLDDETMLFSATTAGKSPKDQFDFFPLTVDVEERMYSVGRIPGSFFRREGRPSEDAILTCRLIDRPLRPSFVKGLRNEVQVVVTVMALNPNELYDVVAINASSMSTQLAGLPFSGPIGGVRVALIKNQWVAFPTHEQLEEAVFDMVVAGRVVDNDVAIMMVEAEATENTIELIAGGATAPTEDIVAQGLEAAKPFIRVLCDAQSELAAVAAKETQEFPVFLDYEADVYDAVSAAITDELAAALTIAGKQERESELDRIKEVVVEKFAEQFEGREKEVSAALRSLTKKLVRKRVLKDKIRIDGRGLADIRSLSAEVDVIPRVHGSALFERGETQILGITTLNMLKLEQQIDSLSPITTKRYMHNYNFPPYSTGETGRVGSPKRREIGHGALAERALVPVLPSRSDFPYAIRQVSEALGSNGSTSMGSVCASTLALLNAGVPLKAPVAGIAMGLISDEIDGKTEYVALTDILGAEDAFGDMDFKVAGTKEFVTALQLDTKLDGIPASVLAGALTQARDARLTILDVMSEAIDVPDEMSKFAPRIITVNIPVDKIGEVIGPKGKIINQIQDETGADISIDDDGTVYIGADNGESAEAARAQINAIANPTMPEVGERYLGTVVKTTTFGAFISLAPGRDGLLHISQLRKLSGGKRVEKVEDVLNVGDKVHVELAEIDPRGKLSLIPVIEGEEASAEDSE; via the coding sequence ATGCCCGTGGAGGGTAACGAAGTAAAGACAAGTACAGCCATTATTGATAATGGCTCGTTTGGCAAGCGGACAATTCGATTCGAAACGGGTCGGTTAGCTCGTCAGGCAAACGGCGCGGCAAGCGTCTATCTAGATGATGAAACAATGCTGTTCTCAGCTACCACCGCAGGAAAGTCACCGAAGGATCAGTTTGATTTCTTCCCGTTAACTGTTGACGTTGAAGAACGAATGTACTCAGTTGGCCGGATTCCTGGCTCATTCTTCCGTCGCGAAGGTCGACCAAGTGAAGATGCCATTCTTACTTGTCGTTTGATTGACCGACCATTGCGTCCATCATTTGTCAAAGGACTCCGTAATGAAGTTCAGGTAGTGGTGACTGTTATGGCGCTCAATCCCAATGAACTTTATGACGTAGTGGCAATCAACGCCTCGTCAATGTCAACCCAGTTAGCTGGTTTGCCATTCTCAGGTCCAATTGGCGGCGTTCGGGTAGCACTCATCAAAAATCAGTGGGTTGCATTCCCGACGCACGAACAACTGGAAGAAGCAGTATTCGACATGGTGGTTGCGGGCCGCGTTGTTGATAACGATGTGGCAATCATGATGGTTGAAGCAGAAGCAACTGAAAACACCATCGAATTGATCGCCGGTGGCGCTACCGCACCAACAGAAGATATCGTCGCGCAGGGTCTTGAGGCAGCGAAGCCATTCATTCGGGTACTTTGCGATGCCCAGAGTGAATTGGCAGCCGTGGCAGCAAAGGAAACGCAAGAGTTCCCAGTCTTCCTTGATTATGAAGCTGACGTTTACGACGCCGTATCCGCGGCCATCACAGATGAACTAGCAGCAGCGCTTACCATTGCCGGAAAACAGGAGCGCGAATCAGAACTTGATCGCATCAAAGAAGTAGTTGTTGAGAAATTTGCTGAGCAGTTTGAAGGACGCGAAAAAGAAGTCAGCGCAGCACTTCGCTCGCTTACTAAGAAACTTGTTCGTAAGCGGGTGCTTAAAGACAAGATTCGAATTGACGGACGCGGACTTGCTGACATTCGCTCGCTATCGGCTGAAGTAGATGTGATTCCGCGCGTTCATGGTTCAGCCTTATTTGAACGCGGCGAAACTCAGATTCTGGGCATCACTACTTTGAACATGCTAAAGCTTGAACAGCAGATTGATTCGCTTTCGCCGATTACCACCAAGCGCTACATGCACAACTACAATTTCCCGCCTTACTCAACCGGCGAGACTGGTCGGGTTGGCAGCCCAAAGCGTCGCGAAATTGGTCACGGTGCACTTGCTGAGCGTGCACTGGTACCAGTACTGCCTAGTCGCAGTGATTTCCCATATGCAATTCGACAGGTTTCTGAGGCATTAGGTTCTAATGGCTCAACTTCGATGGGCTCGGTATGTGCTTCAACGCTTGCATTACTTAATGCTGGTGTGCCACTGAAGGCGCCGGTTGCCGGTATTGCAATGGGTCTGATCTCGGATGAGATAGACGGCAAAACCGAGTATGTTGCGTTAACTGACATCCTTGGCGCAGAAGACGCATTCGGCGATATGGACTTCAAGGTAGCCGGAACAAAAGAGTTTGTTACTGCTTTGCAGCTAGATACCAAACTTGATGGCATTCCAGCATCAGTTTTGGCTGGCGCACTGACTCAGGCTCGCGATGCCCGCCTAACCATCCTTGATGTTATGTCCGAGGCAATCGATGTACCAGATGAGATGAGCAAGTTTGCTCCACGCATCATCACGGTCAACATTCCGGTGGACAAGATTGGCGAGGTCATCGGTCCTAAGGGCAAGATCATCAATCAGATCCAGGATGAAACCGGCGCAGACATCAGCATCGATGATGACGGCACTGTTTACATCGGCGCAGACAATGGCGAATCAGCCGAAGCGGCTCGAGCCCAGATTAATGCAATAGCAAATCCAACCATGCCTGAAGTTGGCGAACGTTACCTAGGAACTGTGGTGAAAACTACAACTTTTGGGGCATTCATTTCACTGGCTCCAGGTCGCGATGGATTGCTCCACATCAGTCAGTTGCGCAAACTATCTGGTGGAAAGCGCGTAGAAAAAGTTGAGGACGTGCTGAATGTGGGCGACAAAGTTCATGTTGAGCTTGCCGAGATTGACCCCCGCGGAAAGCTTTCACTGATCCCAGTAATTGAAGGCGAAGAGGCTAGCGCAGAAGATAGTGAATAG